The DNA window CCAGCACTCGCTCGCCCACCCCATGGGTGCGCGGGGCCGCGCGGTGCTGACGGCGGCGGCGGAGACGGTTGCCACCGGCGGCCAGGCGCCGGAGCTCGCGGCGGCGCTGGAGCTCACCGAGCGCACGCTGCTGCGCTGGTGCGCGCGGACGGACCTGCCGCCGCCGCGCCGCCTGCTCGCGTGGCTGCGCGTGCTGCTCGCCTGCGACCTGCTGGACGACCCCGGCCACACCCTCTCGTCGGCCTCGCGGGCGTGCGGGTACGCGGCCGACATGCCGCTGCGCCGGGCCATCCGCAACCTGGTGGGTCTGGAGCCGCGGGAGCTGCGCGAGCGCGGCGCCCTGGCGACGGCGGCGGCCCGCTTCGCCGCGGAGCTGGGCGCCCTGCGCGAGGCGGGCCGCGAGCGCCGCCGTGCCAAGCAGCACGCGTACGCCGCCTGACCGCGGCGTGGCGCCGGGAGGGCTTTCCCGGCGCCGCGCGTCAGGTATCTTCCGGGTGCATCTCCGCCCGGGTTCCGCCGCATCGGTCCCCGGGCTCCCGCTCCCCGCGAGGCCCGCCGTGCCGCACCTCCCTTCCCAGCTCCGCACGCTTCCCCGCGCCCGCGGCCGGCGCTCCGCCGTCCGCATCCTCCTCGTCATTGCCCTGCCACTGCTGCTGCCCGCGTGC is part of the Longimicrobiaceae bacterium genome and encodes:
- a CDS encoding helix-turn-helix domain-containing protein, translated to MQRLAPSLVLLHADAPFRERVHRAAPLSTVLDARDWEELRGALRYAPPGTVAVVDPYTGGEGLSGELRDLLRDFRSATVIAAYRFGAAHYGDLRTLGQWGVAELICIGREDTRAALARRLRAMQARAVQRVLQHSLAHPMGARGRAVLTAAAETVATGGQAPELAAALELTERTLLRWCARTDLPPPRRLLAWLRVLLACDLLDDPGHTLSSASRACGYAADMPLRRAIRNLVGLEPRELRERGALATAAARFAAELGALREAGRERRRAKQHAYAA